A section of the Kribbella voronezhensis genome encodes:
- a CDS encoding alpha/beta hydrolase, producing the protein MRKLLTVATACALTGALLVPTATIARASALHPVGTATYDLGATAFQLPPTQDGTTARAELTAVVHYPKDLAHHRYPVVLMSHGSWITCADRQAWDEQDYSKLAAWPCAKGTPPLPSQRGYDYLGEKLASQGMIVVSISAKGVEPSYLGQDQDAARAALISKHLSMWQRLSATGGGPLAGKVLDHGRPVDFRGHADLTDVGLMGHSRGGRGTLLEAADVNQQNWPAGVKIKAVVPLAAAEPYAPDDNPDNPEYTPYRITNLPVAVFVGSCDRAVDGHLRYLNAHNTAPVYEYYVHGANHDFYNTQWSPSSGQVGAYDDAATPNPPKPGYCTSDDDPHRADKQLTETQQRLVASTYLSAFFRRYLLGDRTADPILTGSVQPLRSFARLDIRKDLP; encoded by the coding sequence ATGAGGAAACTGCTGACCGTCGCCACCGCATGCGCCCTGACCGGCGCACTGTTGGTGCCGACGGCAACTATTGCCCGAGCTTCAGCACTCCATCCGGTCGGAACCGCAACATACGACCTCGGCGCCACCGCCTTCCAGCTTCCGCCTACCCAGGACGGTACGACGGCGCGCGCCGAGCTGACCGCAGTCGTGCACTACCCGAAGGACCTGGCTCACCACCGGTATCCCGTAGTACTGATGTCGCACGGGTCGTGGATCACCTGCGCGGACCGTCAGGCGTGGGACGAGCAGGACTATTCGAAGCTGGCCGCTTGGCCGTGTGCGAAGGGGACGCCGCCGCTGCCGAGTCAGCGTGGATACGACTACCTCGGCGAGAAGCTCGCTTCCCAAGGCATGATCGTGGTCTCGATCAGCGCGAAGGGCGTCGAACCGTCGTACCTGGGCCAGGACCAGGACGCGGCACGGGCCGCTCTGATCAGCAAGCACTTGTCGATGTGGCAGCGGCTGAGCGCGACCGGCGGCGGACCGCTGGCCGGCAAGGTGCTCGACCACGGCCGGCCGGTCGACTTCCGTGGACACGCGGATCTCACCGACGTCGGCCTGATGGGTCACTCACGAGGTGGCCGGGGCACGTTGCTCGAAGCCGCCGATGTGAACCAGCAGAACTGGCCGGCCGGGGTGAAGATCAAGGCCGTGGTTCCGCTCGCGGCGGCGGAGCCGTACGCCCCTGACGACAACCCGGACAACCCCGAGTACACGCCGTACCGGATCACCAACCTCCCCGTCGCCGTCTTCGTGGGGAGTTGCGACCGCGCGGTCGACGGACACCTTCGCTACCTCAACGCGCACAACACCGCGCCGGTCTACGAGTACTACGTGCACGGGGCGAACCACGACTTCTACAACACCCAGTGGTCCCCGTCGAGCGGCCAGGTCGGCGCGTACGACGATGCCGCGACACCCAACCCGCCGAAGCCCGGTTACTGCACCTCGGACGACGACCCGCACCGCGCCGACAAGCAACTGACCGAAACCCAACAGCGGTTGGTGGCATCTACCTATCTGTCAGCGTTCTTCCGGCGGTACCTGCTCGGCGACCGGACGGCCGACCCGATCCTCACCGGCTCGGTCCAGCCACTGCGATCCTTCGCCCGGCTCGACATCCGGAAGGACCTGCCGTAG
- a CDS encoding MerR family transcriptional regulator — MPVSRPLSPVPAEPTPSGEHEATLTVDELSARVGMTVRTLRFYAGRGLIPPPVRRGRVGYYGPEHIARLDLVRELQAHGFTLSAIEGYLDRIPTDATPQDIALHRTLLTPWMRDLPETLDRATLVRRTGRDLTDDDIEMLVALGVVEPTPDEDVFQVATAHLSLGVELLDLDLPVEAVLDAGRIFADHGRAIAEELTEVFRTKVWPHYRDSGGPPEHIQQLVERFKPVTIQGLVLAYERAVGETQRDTIRRSRTKPPRR, encoded by the coding sequence ATGCCTGTGTCACGGCCCTTGTCGCCCGTTCCTGCCGAGCCCACGCCGAGTGGCGAGCACGAAGCGACGCTGACCGTCGACGAACTGTCCGCCCGGGTCGGCATGACCGTCCGCACCCTGCGCTTCTACGCCGGCCGGGGCCTGATTCCCCCACCCGTACGCCGTGGACGCGTCGGGTACTACGGACCCGAGCACATCGCGCGCCTCGACCTGGTCCGTGAGCTGCAGGCGCACGGGTTCACGCTCTCCGCGATCGAGGGCTACCTGGACCGGATCCCCACCGACGCGACCCCGCAGGACATCGCGCTGCACCGCACCCTGCTGACGCCGTGGATGCGCGACCTGCCCGAGACGCTGGACCGCGCGACCCTCGTACGCCGTACCGGTCGCGACCTGACCGACGACGACATCGAGATGCTGGTCGCCCTCGGGGTGGTGGAGCCGACGCCGGACGAGGACGTGTTCCAGGTGGCGACCGCGCATCTCAGCCTCGGGGTGGAACTGCTCGACCTCGACCTGCCGGTGGAGGCCGTGCTCGACGCCGGGCGGATCTTCGCCGACCACGGCCGCGCGATCGCCGAGGAACTCACCGAGGTGTTCCGGACCAAGGTCTGGCCGCACTACCGCGATTCCGGTGGGCCGCCCGAGCACATCCAGCAACTCGTCGAGCGCTTCAAGCCGGTGACGATCCAGGGCCTCGTGCTCGCCTACGAGCGCGCCGTCGGCGAGACCCAGCGCGACACCATCCGCCGCTCGCGGACCAAACCGCCCCGGCGCTGA
- a CDS encoding acetyl-CoA C-acetyltransferase, whose product MTSASEAFLYDAFRTPRGRGKATGALHEVKPIQLITGLLTELRARHPELDPAAIDDVVLGVVTPIGDQGMDIARTAVLAAGYPETTGGVQLNRFCASGLEAVNQAAQRVRSGWEDFILAGGVESMSRVPMGSDGGAWAMDPETALRTNFIPQGVSADLIATIDGFSRSDVDAYAAESHARAAKAWANGYFARSVVPVADRNGLPILDHDQLVRPGTTVETLAGLPASFAAIGEHGGFDSVALEKYVKVERIDHVHHAGNSSGIVDGAALVVVGNEKAGEALGQAPRGRVVATAVSGADPTIMLTGPAPAARKALAKAGLEVGDIDLFEMNEAFAAAVMHFMADLGVPHEKVNVNGGAIALGHPLGATGAMLIGTLLDELERRELRYGLATLCVGGGMGVATIIERLAA is encoded by the coding sequence ATGACCTCAGCCAGCGAAGCCTTTCTGTACGACGCGTTCCGGACCCCGCGAGGCCGCGGCAAGGCGACCGGAGCCCTGCACGAGGTCAAGCCGATCCAGCTGATCACCGGTCTGCTGACCGAGCTGCGCGCCCGCCATCCGGAGCTGGACCCGGCCGCGATCGACGACGTCGTCCTCGGTGTCGTCACCCCGATCGGCGACCAGGGCATGGACATCGCCCGGACGGCGGTGCTCGCGGCCGGCTACCCCGAGACCACCGGCGGCGTGCAGCTCAACCGCTTCTGCGCCTCCGGCCTCGAAGCCGTCAACCAGGCCGCGCAGCGGGTCCGCTCCGGCTGGGAGGACTTCATCCTGGCCGGCGGCGTCGAATCCATGTCGCGCGTCCCGATGGGCTCCGACGGTGGTGCCTGGGCTATGGACCCAGAGACCGCTCTCCGGACGAACTTCATCCCGCAGGGCGTCAGCGCCGACCTGATCGCCACGATCGACGGCTTCTCCCGCAGCGACGTCGACGCGTACGCCGCCGAGTCGCACGCGCGGGCCGCCAAGGCCTGGGCCAACGGCTACTTCGCCCGCTCGGTCGTCCCCGTTGCCGACCGCAACGGTTTGCCGATCCTGGACCATGACCAACTCGTCCGGCCGGGCACCACGGTCGAGACGCTCGCCGGCCTGCCGGCCTCCTTCGCCGCGATCGGTGAGCACGGCGGCTTCGACTCGGTCGCGCTGGAGAAGTACGTCAAGGTCGAGCGGATCGACCACGTGCATCACGCGGGCAACTCGTCCGGCATCGTCGACGGCGCCGCACTGGTTGTCGTGGGCAACGAAAAGGCCGGCGAGGCGCTGGGTCAGGCTCCCCGCGGCCGGGTGGTCGCCACCGCGGTGAGCGGCGCTGATCCGACCATCATGCTGACCGGTCCGGCACCGGCCGCTCGCAAGGCGCTGGCGAAGGCGGGGCTGGAGGTGGGCGACATCGACCTGTTCGAGATGAACGAGGCGTTCGCCGCGGCGGTGATGCACTTCATGGCCGATCTCGGCGTCCCGCACGAGAAGGTGAACGTCAACGGCGGCGCGATCGCGCTCGGCCATCCGCTCGGCGCCACCGGCGCCATGCTGATCGGCACCCTGCTGGACGAACTGGAGCGACGCGAGCTCCGCTACGGCCTGGCCACCCTGTGCGTCGGCGGCGGCATGGGTGTCGCGACCATCATCGAGAGGCTGGCCGCATGA
- a CDS encoding 3-hydroxyacyl-CoA dehydrogenase NAD-binding domain-containing protein gives MIDWKNDDGVITLTMDDPGASANTMNDTYLAAMGATVERLQAEKDTIKGVVITSAKQTFFAGGNLEMLSRIQPENAAEVFATIEEVKRQLRALETLGVPVVAAINGAALGGGLEIALACHHRIVADDNRIELGVPEVTLGLLPGGGGVTRTVRMLGLQDALLKVLLQGQRMKPAHAKSVGIVDEIVPADELLSSAYRWIDEYDGDAKQPWDRDGYKIPGGTPASPKLAAFLPAFPANLRKQLKGAPYPAPRAIMSAAVEGSQVDFATASRIESRYFVELATGQIAKNMINAFFFELQAINAGASRPAGVPQYKARKVGVLGAGMMGAGIAYVCAKAGIEVVLKDVSLEAAEKGKAYSEKLLAKQLQKGRTTAGKVEEFLSLITPTADPNDLAGCDLVIEAVFESEELKQKVFAEIAGVVEPDALLCSNTSTLPITSLADGIDRPDDFVGMHFFSPVDRMPLVELIVGEKTSDRALAQAYDVVRQIKKTPIVVNDSRGFFTSRVFGTLVMEGAAMVAEGVNPVTIERAATQLGFPAPPLAMLDEVTLTLPMKIRDAARAAGDSAGAFDDHPGMAVADRLVSEFDRRGKAAGAGFYDYPADGPKRLWPGLWEHFVKDEVDPPLIDLQERLAFAMSLETVKCLDEGVLRSVADANIGSILGIGFPPLHGGALQYINAYAGGLAGFVERARELATAYGERFDPPALLVKKAEAGEKF, from the coding sequence ATGATCGACTGGAAGAACGACGACGGCGTCATCACCTTGACGATGGATGACCCCGGCGCGTCCGCGAACACCATGAACGACACGTATCTTGCCGCGATGGGCGCGACCGTGGAGCGCTTGCAGGCTGAGAAGGACACCATCAAGGGTGTCGTGATCACCAGCGCCAAGCAGACCTTCTTCGCCGGTGGCAACCTGGAGATGCTGTCGCGGATCCAGCCGGAGAACGCGGCCGAGGTCTTCGCCACGATCGAGGAGGTCAAGCGGCAACTGCGCGCGCTGGAGACCCTCGGCGTACCGGTCGTTGCCGCGATCAACGGTGCTGCCCTCGGCGGCGGGCTGGAGATCGCGCTCGCCTGTCATCACCGGATCGTTGCCGATGACAACAGAATCGAGCTCGGCGTTCCCGAGGTGACGCTCGGCCTGCTCCCGGGCGGCGGCGGTGTCACCCGCACGGTCCGGATGCTCGGCCTTCAGGACGCGCTGCTGAAGGTCCTCCTTCAGGGCCAGCGGATGAAGCCGGCCCATGCCAAATCGGTCGGCATCGTCGACGAGATCGTCCCGGCGGACGAACTGCTGAGCAGTGCCTACCGATGGATCGACGAGTACGACGGTGATGCCAAGCAACCGTGGGATCGTGACGGGTACAAGATCCCGGGCGGTACGCCGGCCTCGCCGAAGCTGGCCGCGTTCCTCCCCGCCTTCCCCGCGAATCTGCGCAAGCAACTGAAGGGCGCGCCCTACCCAGCACCCCGAGCGATCATGAGCGCTGCCGTCGAAGGCAGCCAGGTCGACTTCGCCACGGCTTCGCGGATCGAGTCCCGGTACTTCGTGGAGCTCGCGACCGGCCAGATCGCGAAGAACATGATCAACGCGTTCTTCTTCGAGCTCCAGGCGATCAACGCCGGAGCGTCGCGGCCGGCCGGCGTACCGCAGTACAAGGCTCGCAAGGTCGGCGTACTCGGTGCCGGGATGATGGGCGCGGGGATCGCGTATGTCTGCGCGAAGGCCGGTATCGAGGTCGTTCTCAAGGACGTCTCGCTGGAGGCTGCGGAGAAGGGCAAGGCGTACTCCGAGAAGCTGCTCGCCAAGCAACTGCAGAAGGGCCGGACGACGGCCGGCAAGGTCGAGGAGTTCCTCAGCCTGATCACGCCGACCGCGGACCCGAACGACCTGGCCGGGTGCGACCTGGTGATCGAGGCGGTGTTCGAGAGCGAGGAGCTCAAGCAGAAAGTGTTCGCCGAGATCGCCGGCGTGGTCGAGCCCGACGCGTTGCTCTGCTCGAACACGTCGACGCTGCCGATCACCTCGCTCGCCGACGGGATCGACCGGCCGGACGACTTCGTCGGGATGCACTTCTTCTCGCCGGTCGACCGGATGCCGCTGGTCGAGCTGATCGTGGGGGAGAAGACCTCCGACCGGGCGCTCGCGCAGGCCTACGACGTGGTGCGGCAGATCAAGAAGACACCGATCGTGGTCAACGACAGTCGTGGCTTCTTCACCTCCCGCGTCTTCGGCACGCTGGTGATGGAGGGTGCGGCGATGGTTGCCGAGGGCGTGAACCCGGTGACGATCGAGCGCGCCGCGACCCAGCTGGGCTTCCCGGCGCCGCCGCTGGCGATGCTCGACGAGGTGACGCTGACGCTGCCGATGAAGATCCGCGATGCCGCGCGGGCGGCCGGGGACAGTGCGGGCGCCTTCGACGATCACCCGGGGATGGCGGTGGCCGACCGGCTGGTGAGCGAGTTCGACCGGCGCGGGAAGGCGGCCGGCGCAGGGTTCTACGACTATCCCGCGGACGGCCCGAAGCGCCTGTGGCCGGGATTGTGGGAGCACTTCGTCAAGGACGAGGTCGATCCGCCCTTGATCGACCTGCAGGAGCGGCTCGCGTTCGCGATGTCGCTGGAGACGGTCAAGTGTCTCGACGAGGGCGTACTGCGCTCGGTTGCCGACGCCAACATCGGCTCGATCCTCGGCATCGGCTTCCCACCCTTGCACGGCGGCGCGCTGCAGTACATCAACGCGTACGCCGGTGGGCTCGCCGGCTTCGTCGAGCGCGCCCGCGAGCTCGCCACGGCGTACGGGGAGCGGTTCGACCCGCCGGCGCTGCTGGTGAAGAAGGCGGAAGCGGGGGAGAAGTTCTGA
- a CDS encoding TetR/AcrR family transcriptional regulator — MAELTAKGRATRARILAVAADLVLKQGVAGTQIEDVRKAAGVSGSQMTHYFRDKRTLIKDVIAWQADKMVRLQQTPELDSFAAWQRWADRVVERQAARDFQGGCDFGSLAGQLVESDAETRADLAAGYEQWLDLFRRGLETMRARGELREDADPDVLAQSLLAALQGGLLLSQTLRRADPLRNSLDAALAYLGSYADPGRRPA, encoded by the coding sequence ATGGCAGAGCTGACCGCCAAAGGGCGGGCTACCCGCGCACGAATTCTGGCGGTGGCAGCCGACCTGGTGCTGAAGCAGGGCGTGGCCGGCACGCAGATCGAGGATGTCCGCAAGGCGGCCGGCGTCAGTGGCTCTCAGATGACGCACTACTTCCGCGACAAACGGACGCTGATCAAGGACGTCATCGCCTGGCAGGCCGACAAGATGGTGCGGCTGCAGCAGACACCCGAACTCGATTCGTTTGCAGCCTGGCAGCGCTGGGCGGACCGGGTCGTCGAGCGGCAGGCCGCACGAGACTTCCAGGGCGGCTGCGACTTCGGCTCGCTGGCCGGTCAGCTGGTGGAGTCCGACGCCGAGACGCGCGCCGACCTCGCCGCCGGGTACGAGCAGTGGCTGGACCTGTTCCGGCGCGGCCTGGAGACGATGCGGGCGCGCGGAGAGTTGCGCGAGGACGCCGACCCCGACGTTCTCGCGCAGTCACTCCTTGCTGCTCTCCAAGGCGGCCTACTGCTCAGCCAGACCCTGCGCCGGGCCGATCCGCTCCGCAATTCCCTCGACGCGGCGCTCGCCTACCTGGGCAGCTACGCCGATCCCGGCCGCCGACCGGCCTGA
- a CDS encoding ABC transporter substrate-binding protein gives MPAHLPSPGMSRRDLLKRTGGLAALAAFAAACGGNTGRPSDSGGGNKVNLSQWYHQYGETGTKEAALKYAKAYTDANVSVQWTPGDYGSKLSSGLLSNKGPDVFESQLNIGMVKSNQVVALDDIIADVKDDFQPGDLATNTVDGKVYGIRMIVDPQVIYYRKSLLDKAGIKPPETMDDLIAAAKELTTNKVKGIFVGNDGGLALGGPAVWSSGGSYLTDDHKPGFTGERAAQAFSKLHELYASKSVLLGSPTDWTDPGAINQNLCAMQWIGMWAVPGMQKVLGDDLGVIPFPKLDAQGKPAVYSGGWTQFVSAKSPNVDAAKKFVKWLWIDKQDFQEDWSLNYGFHIPPRKSLAAKAAKLQNGVAADTVKLNADYGHTDNPAWTPKMGTAFGDMLTNIIRKGADPAGEISKAEKTVNAELSRLFG, from the coding sequence ATGCCTGCTCACCTGCCGTCGCCGGGAATGTCACGGCGCGACCTGCTCAAGCGCACCGGCGGCCTGGCCGCCCTGGCCGCCTTCGCCGCTGCCTGTGGTGGCAATACCGGCCGGCCATCCGACTCCGGCGGCGGGAACAAGGTCAACCTGTCGCAGTGGTACCACCAGTACGGCGAGACCGGCACCAAGGAAGCCGCCCTGAAGTACGCCAAGGCCTACACCGACGCCAATGTCAGCGTGCAGTGGACGCCGGGTGACTACGGCAGCAAGCTGTCGTCCGGTCTGCTGTCGAACAAGGGGCCGGACGTCTTCGAGAGCCAGCTCAACATCGGCATGGTCAAGAGCAACCAGGTGGTCGCGCTGGACGACATCATCGCCGACGTCAAGGACGACTTCCAGCCGGGGGACCTGGCAACGAACACCGTCGACGGCAAGGTCTACGGCATCCGGATGATCGTCGACCCCCAGGTCATCTACTACCGCAAGAGCCTGCTGGACAAGGCCGGGATCAAGCCACCGGAGACGATGGACGACCTCATCGCCGCGGCGAAGGAGCTGACCACCAACAAGGTGAAGGGCATCTTCGTCGGCAACGACGGCGGCCTGGCCCTCGGCGGCCCGGCGGTCTGGTCGTCCGGCGGCAGCTACCTGACCGACGACCACAAGCCCGGGTTCACCGGTGAGCGGGCGGCGCAGGCCTTCTCCAAGTTGCACGAGCTGTACGCGAGCAAGAGCGTCCTGCTCGGTTCGCCGACCGACTGGACCGACCCCGGGGCGATCAACCAGAACCTCTGTGCGATGCAGTGGATCGGCATGTGGGCGGTGCCGGGCATGCAGAAGGTTCTCGGCGACGACCTCGGCGTGATCCCCTTCCCGAAGCTGGACGCCCAGGGCAAACCGGCGGTGTACTCCGGCGGCTGGACCCAGTTCGTCTCCGCGAAGAGCCCGAACGTGGACGCGGCGAAGAAGTTCGTCAAGTGGCTGTGGATCGACAAGCAGGACTTCCAGGAGGACTGGTCGCTGAACTACGGCTTCCACATCCCGCCCCGCAAGAGCCTGGCCGCCAAGGCTGCGAAGCTGCAGAACGGCGTCGCGGCCGACACCGTGAAGCTCAACGCCGACTACGGCCACACCGACAACCCGGCCTGGACCCCGAAGATGGGTACGGCGTTCGGCGACATGCTCACCAACATCATCCGCAAGGGCGCCGACCCGGCCGGTGAGATCAGCAAGGCGGAGAAGACGGTCAACGCCGAGCTGAGCCGGCTGTTCGGATGA
- a CDS encoding carbohydrate ABC transporter permease, whose protein sequence is MSTRTAPAPVPRESARRGARRTKGIAGNTLWFWLFVGPFVVGLLIFSYLPIIWSLILSFFEAYNTVTPSKFVGFGNYVDMLTDHNFLSSLGTFTLFAIFIVPLTFVLSLALALLVNQVKIARAFFRSVFFLPTACSYVVASLIWRLSIFNGVRFGLMNTILGWFGIDGIAWLSTVDPPWYWIPIVTVRLWLQLGFYMILFIAGLQRISPSLYEAAYVDGAKPGWQTFRYITLPQLRATSVAVLILNLIAAYQAFDEFYNLIGNVNFARPPLVYLYGISLGSIQDLGHGSAGALILAVIIMLVTLLQNKIFGFGKAGD, encoded by the coding sequence ATGAGCACGCGCACCGCGCCGGCCCCTGTCCCCAGGGAGTCGGCGCGGAGGGGCGCCCGGCGTACCAAAGGAATCGCGGGCAACACGCTGTGGTTCTGGCTGTTCGTCGGGCCGTTCGTGGTCGGGCTGCTGATCTTCTCCTACCTGCCGATCATCTGGAGTCTGATCCTCAGCTTCTTCGAGGCCTACAACACCGTCACCCCGTCGAAGTTCGTCGGCTTCGGCAACTACGTCGACATGCTCACCGACCACAACTTCCTGTCCAGCCTGGGCACGTTCACGCTGTTCGCGATCTTCATCGTGCCGCTGACGTTCGTGCTGTCGCTCGCCCTGGCGTTGCTGGTGAACCAGGTCAAGATCGCCCGCGCCTTCTTCCGTTCGGTGTTCTTCCTGCCGACCGCCTGCTCGTACGTCGTGGCCTCGCTGATCTGGCGGTTGTCGATCTTCAACGGCGTCCGGTTCGGTCTGATGAACACGATCCTCGGCTGGTTCGGCATCGACGGGATCGCCTGGCTGTCCACGGTCGACCCGCCGTGGTACTGGATTCCCATCGTGACGGTGCGGCTGTGGCTGCAGCTCGGCTTCTACATGATCCTGTTCATCGCCGGCCTGCAACGCATCTCGCCTTCGCTGTACGAGGCGGCGTACGTCGACGGCGCCAAGCCTGGGTGGCAGACCTTCCGCTACATCACCCTGCCGCAGTTGCGGGCGACCTCGGTCGCCGTGCTGATCCTGAACCTGATCGCCGCCTACCAGGCGTTCGACGAGTTCTACAACCTGATCGGCAACGTGAACTTCGCCCGGCCGCCGCTGGTCTACCTGTACGGCATCTCGCTCGGCTCGATCCAGGACCTCGGCCACGGCTCGGCCGGTGCGCTGATCCTGGCCGTGATCATCATGTTGGTCACGCTGTTGCAGAACAAGATCTTCGGCTTCGGAAAGGCGGGCGACTGA
- a CDS encoding carbohydrate ABC transporter permease: MTAIDRTTGAPQPIGYSRSTLGRVALVLRWIALFIAVILFLLPFYLVLRNALSTESDITSPSWTLFPKHLQWGNIKELFNDTQVPMARALYNSAVVGVLGTAGQLLLASMAGYGLARIPYRHADKVFYAIVATLMIPGAVTFIPSFIVVSSLGWVSTLRGLIIPTLFSGFAAFLFRQYFLNFPRELEEAARVDGAGHFGTFWRIVVPNSLPFFAALAAITFIGNWNSFLWPLVIGQDSSSWTIQVAMSTFVTAQTINIHELFMAVAVSILPLVLIFAFLQRYLIQGVTQSGIKD; encoded by the coding sequence ATGACCGCCATCGATCGTACGACCGGCGCCCCGCAACCGATCGGCTACTCGCGCAGCACGCTCGGCCGGGTGGCCCTGGTTCTGCGCTGGATCGCGTTGTTCATCGCCGTGATCCTGTTCCTGCTGCCGTTCTATCTCGTACTGCGTAACGCGCTGTCCACCGAGTCGGACATCACCTCGCCGTCCTGGACGCTGTTCCCCAAGCATCTGCAGTGGGGCAACATCAAGGAGTTGTTCAACGACACCCAGGTGCCGATGGCGAGAGCGCTGTACAACTCGGCCGTGGTCGGCGTTCTCGGGACGGCCGGGCAGTTGCTGCTGGCCTCGATGGCCGGCTACGGATTGGCGCGGATCCCTTATCGGCACGCCGACAAGGTGTTCTACGCGATCGTGGCGACGCTGATGATCCCGGGTGCGGTGACGTTCATTCCCAGCTTCATCGTCGTGTCGTCTCTCGGCTGGGTGAGCACACTGCGGGGACTCATCATCCCGACGTTGTTCAGTGGGTTCGCGGCGTTCTTGTTCCGGCAGTACTTCCTCAATTTCCCCCGGGAACTCGAGGAGGCGGCGCGGGTCGACGGCGCGGGACATTTCGGGACGTTCTGGCGGATCGTGGTGCCGAACTCGCTGCCGTTCTTCGCCGCGCTGGCCGCCATCACCTTCATCGGCAACTGGAACTCGTTCCTGTGGCCACTCGTGATCGGCCAGGATTCCTCGTCCTGGACGATCCAGGTCGCCATGTCCACCTTCGTGACAGCGCAGACGATCAATATCCACGAGTTGTTCATGGCGGTGGCGGTGTCGATCCTGCCGCTGGTCCTGATCTTCGCCTTCCTCCAGCGCTACCTGATCCAGGGCGTGACCCAGTCCGGTATCAAAGACTGA
- a CDS encoding YbhB/YbcL family Raf kinase inhibitor-like protein, which produces MSLDRPVSPDPYELLPKAGSFTVTSTDVADGQPLDDDHAFAGGNRSPQLGWEGFPAETKGFVVTCFDPDAPTPSGFWHWVLVGLPATVTELPTGAGTTERLDNGAFHIRTDFGTKAYGGAAPPPGDQVHRYYFVVHAIDVEALDIDGDASPAVVSFNLAFHTLARAIITPTYQIAE; this is translated from the coding sequence ATGTCGCTCGATCGGCCAGTCAGCCCGGACCCGTACGAACTGCTCCCGAAGGCCGGCTCCTTCACCGTCACCAGCACCGATGTCGCCGACGGTCAGCCGCTCGACGACGACCACGCCTTTGCCGGTGGCAACAGGTCGCCGCAGCTCGGCTGGGAGGGCTTCCCGGCGGAGACCAAGGGGTTCGTCGTCACCTGCTTCGACCCGGACGCGCCGACGCCGTCCGGTTTCTGGCACTGGGTGCTGGTCGGCCTGCCGGCCACGGTCACCGAACTGCCGACCGGCGCGGGCACGACCGAGCGGCTCGACAACGGCGCCTTCCACATCCGCACCGACTTCGGCACCAAGGCGTACGGCGGCGCTGCCCCGCCGCCCGGCGACCAGGTGCACCGCTACTACTTCGTCGTGCACGCGATCGACGTCGAGGCACTGGACATCGACGGCGACGCCAGCCCGGCCGTGGTCAGCTTCAACCTCGCCTTCCACACCCTGGCCCGCGCCATCATCACCCCGACCTACCAGATCGCCGAATAG
- the cobT gene encoding nicotinate-nucleotide--dimethylbenzimidazole phosphoribosyltransferase, producing the protein MEEYLAGIGPADEAAMRAATERQLSLTKPAGSLGVLEELSIRVAGMTGVCPPEVPAPAVVTVFAADHGVHAQGVSPWPQEVTAAMLANFAGGGAAVNAFAANNRVDVRVVDVGVASDVEALDIVHAKVRAGTRDLSVENALSDDEVRAAIGVGFDLAGKLVGDGYRCLLTGDMGIANTTASAALIATFTGATAADVTGRGTGIDDATLAHKTEIVSAALARHEVPASDPLGALAAYGGLEHAALAGYILGGAAHRVPVILDGVIAGAAALVAQALHPAAMDYCVAGHRSAEPGHAVALKTLGLQPLVDLDLRLGEGTGAVLAYPILTCAVRALTEMATFESAGITSNEDPADATPGASSGGGVA; encoded by the coding sequence GTGGAGGAGTACCTGGCCGGGATCGGCCCAGCGGACGAGGCAGCCATGCGAGCCGCCACGGAGCGTCAGCTCAGCCTGACGAAACCGGCCGGTTCCCTCGGCGTACTGGAGGAGTTGTCGATCCGCGTCGCCGGGATGACCGGGGTCTGCCCGCCCGAGGTGCCTGCGCCTGCCGTCGTCACGGTGTTCGCCGCTGACCACGGTGTGCACGCGCAGGGAGTCTCTCCGTGGCCGCAAGAGGTGACGGCCGCGATGCTGGCGAACTTCGCGGGTGGGGGCGCCGCGGTGAACGCCTTCGCGGCCAACAACCGCGTCGACGTTCGCGTCGTCGATGTCGGCGTCGCCTCGGATGTCGAGGCGCTGGACATCGTGCACGCGAAGGTGCGCGCCGGGACCCGCGATCTCTCCGTGGAGAACGCACTCTCGGACGACGAGGTCCGGGCCGCGATCGGGGTCGGCTTCGACCTGGCCGGCAAACTCGTCGGTGACGGCTATCGGTGCCTGCTGACCGGCGACATGGGCATCGCCAACACGACCGCGTCCGCTGCCTTGATCGCGACCTTCACCGGTGCGACGGCTGCCGATGTGACCGGCCGGGGCACCGGCATCGACGATGCGACGCTCGCCCACAAGACCGAGATCGTCTCGGCCGCGCTCGCGCGCCACGAAGTACCGGCGTCTGATCCGCTCGGTGCATTGGCGGCGTACGGCGGGTTGGAGCATGCCGCCCTCGCGGGGTACATCCTTGGTGGGGCAGCGCACCGGGTTCCGGTGATCCTGGATGGCGTGATCGCCGGCGCGGCCGCGCTGGTCGCCCAGGCGCTGCATCCCGCCGCGATGGACTACTGCGTCGCCGGCCACCGTTCAGCTGAGCCCGGCCACGCGGTAGCCCTGAAAACGCTCGGCCTCCAGCCGCTCGTCGACCTGGATCTCCGGCTCGGCGAAGGCACCGGCGCCGTTCTGGCCTATCCCATCCTCACCTGCGCCGTCCGCGCTCTGACCGAAATGGCCACCTTCGAATCCGCCGGCATCACCTCGAACGAAGACCCCGCAGACGCCACCCCCGGCGCCTCCAGTGGTGGAGGGGTGGCGTGA